The Streptomyces luteogriseus genome includes a window with the following:
- the mctP gene encoding monocarboxylate uptake permease MctP, whose amino-acid sequence MKDGVNGVALGVFIFFFLAVTVMGFLAARWRKAENEQSLDEWGLGGRSFGTWITWFLLGGDLYTAYTFVAVPAAIYAAGAAGFFAVPYTILVYPLIFTFLPRLWSVSHKHGYVTTSDFVRGRFGSKGLSLAVAVTGILATMPYIALQLVGIQAVLDVMGVGGGENTNWFIKDLPLLIAFGVLAAYTYSSGLRAPALIAFVKDTLIYIVIAVAIIYIPIKLGGFDEIFAKAGEAYSQTNPATGAPRGALTPAEPGQWTYATLALGSALALFMYPHSITATLSSKSREVIRRNTTILPLYSLMLGLLALLGFMAIAAGIKVQNGQLAIPQLFETMFPDWFAGVAFAAIGIGALVPAAIMSIAAANLFTRNIYKDFIKPDATPAQETKVSKLVSLLVKVGALAFVLTMDKTVAINFQLLGGIWILQTFPALVGGLFTRWFHRWALLAGWAVGMVYGTVAAYGVASPTQKHFGGSAKEIPGIGEIGYIGLTAFVLNVVVTVVLTFVLKALKAPDGIDETKPEDYTADAGDPGVQVELPPATAGSAH is encoded by the coding sequence GTGAAGGACGGCGTGAACGGCGTCGCGCTCGGCGTCTTCATCTTCTTCTTCCTGGCCGTGACGGTCATGGGCTTCCTGGCCGCGCGCTGGCGCAAGGCCGAGAACGAGCAGAGCCTGGACGAATGGGGCCTGGGCGGCCGCTCGTTCGGCACCTGGATCACCTGGTTCCTGCTCGGCGGCGACCTGTACACGGCGTACACCTTCGTCGCCGTGCCGGCGGCGATCTACGCGGCGGGCGCGGCCGGCTTCTTCGCCGTGCCGTACACCATCCTGGTCTACCCGCTGATCTTCACCTTCCTGCCCCGCCTGTGGTCGGTGTCCCACAAGCACGGCTACGTCACCACGTCCGACTTCGTGCGCGGCCGCTTCGGCTCGAAGGGCCTGTCGCTGGCGGTGGCCGTGACGGGCATCCTGGCGACGATGCCGTACATCGCGCTCCAGCTGGTCGGCATCCAGGCCGTGCTGGACGTGATGGGCGTCGGCGGCGGCGAGAACACCAACTGGTTCATCAAGGACCTGCCGCTGCTGATCGCGTTCGGCGTGCTGGCGGCGTACACGTACTCGTCGGGTCTGCGGGCCCCCGCGCTCATCGCGTTCGTGAAGGACACGCTGATCTACATCGTCATCGCGGTGGCGATCATCTACATCCCGATCAAGCTGGGCGGCTTCGACGAGATCTTCGCCAAGGCCGGTGAGGCGTACAGCCAGACCAACCCGGCGACGGGCGCGCCGCGCGGTGCGCTGACGCCGGCCGAGCCGGGCCAGTGGACGTACGCCACGCTGGCGTTGGGCTCCGCCCTGGCGCTGTTCATGTACCCGCACTCGATCACGGCGACGCTGTCCTCGAAGAGCCGTGAGGTGATCCGCCGCAACACCACGATCCTGCCGCTGTACTCGCTGATGCTGGGGCTGCTGGCGCTGCTCGGGTTCATGGCGATCGCGGCCGGCATCAAGGTGCAGAACGGGCAGCTGGCGATTCCGCAGCTGTTCGAGACGATGTTCCCGGACTGGTTCGCGGGTGTGGCGTTCGCGGCGATCGGCATCGGCGCGCTGGTGCCCGCGGCCATCATGTCCATCGCGGCCGCGAATCTCTTCACCCGCAACATCTACAAGGACTTCATCAAGCCGGACGCCACTCCGGCACAGGAGACGAAGGTCTCCAAGCTGGTCTCCCTGCTGGTGAAGGTCGGCGCGCTGGCCTTCGTCCTGACCATGGACAAGACGGTCGCCATCAACTTCCAGCTGCTGGGCGGCATCTGGATCCTGCAGACCTTCCCGGCCCTGGTCGGCGGCCTGTTCACCCGCTGGTTCCACCGCTGGGCGCTGCTCGCGGGCTGGGCGGTCGGCATGGTCTACGGCACGGTCGCGGCGTACGGCGTCGCCTCCCCGACGCAGAAGCACTTCGGCGGCTCCGCGAAGGAGATCCCGGGCATCGGGGAGATCGGCTACATCGGCCTCACGGCGTTCGTCCTGAACGTGGTGGTGACGGTGGTCCTGACCTTCGTCCTGAAGGCCCTGAAGGCCCCCGACGGCATCGACGAGACCAAGCCGGAGGACTACACGGCGGACGCGGGCGACCCCGGGGTCCAGGTGGAGCTTCCGCCTGCGACTGCCGGCTCCGCCCACTGA